In Methanocorpusculum vombati, a genomic segment contains:
- the cbiB gene encoding adenosylcobinamide-phosphate synthase CbiB, whose amino-acid sequence MAFGAVILFFALVLDRLIGDPRSRWHPVALLGTVIGWWGKTNYYPKRLERLTGIAGWLLTVAVFTLPFLLICLIPTRYWFIQIPLAVVVLSFCFASRSLEEHVTDVEAALARGESEGRAAVQMLVSRDAGKLSFEQVRSAAYESASENLVDSIVAPIFWFAVFELLFGMGIAGAALFRAANTMDAMLGYKDDRIRIGWFAARMDDVLAWIPARITGGLLLILFACRGRAGRAVAVFRADGKKRPGFNGGIPMSLIAGGCGVMFDKPGVYTIGSPEQTLEKGGHCIIRTLRETTILFSALLLLLLLIIQGDVFLLLP is encoded by the coding sequence ATGGCATTCGGCGCAGTAATCCTTTTTTTCGCACTTGTCCTTGACCGGCTGATCGGCGATCCCCGTTCCCGCTGGCATCCGGTAGCGCTTCTTGGAACTGTGATCGGATGGTGGGGAAAAACCAACTATTATCCAAAACGGCTGGAACGCCTCACCGGCATTGCCGGATGGCTGCTGACCGTCGCGGTCTTCACTCTGCCGTTTCTTCTGATCTGCCTGATCCCAACCCGGTACTGGTTCATTCAGATTCCGCTTGCAGTAGTGGTACTGTCGTTCTGCTTTGCATCGCGGTCTCTGGAAGAACATGTCACAGACGTTGAAGCGGCACTTGCGCGGGGCGAATCCGAAGGACGGGCAGCAGTTCAGATGCTGGTCAGTCGCGATGCAGGCAAATTATCCTTCGAACAGGTACGATCCGCAGCATACGAATCGGCATCGGAAAATCTGGTGGACAGTATCGTTGCGCCGATCTTCTGGTTTGCCGTCTTTGAACTGCTGTTCGGGATGGGAATTGCCGGGGCAGCACTATTCCGTGCGGCGAATACGATGGATGCGATGCTCGGCTACAAAGACGATCGTATCCGCATCGGCTGGTTTGCCGCACGGATGGATGATGTCCTTGCCTGGATCCCTGCGCGGATCACCGGCGGTCTGCTGCTGATTCTCTTTGCCTGCCGCGGCCGGGCGGGAAGGGCAGTTGCAGTCTTCCGGGCAGACGGGAAAAAACGCCCGGGATTCAACGGCGGTATTCCCATGAGTCTGATTGCCGGGGGATGCGGCGTGATGTTTGACAAACCGGGCGTCTACACGATCGGCTCGCCCGAACAAACACTGGAAAAAGGCGGACACTGCATCATCAGAACACTCAGAGAGACAACGATTCTTTTTTCGGCACTGCTGCTTCTCCTCCTGCTGATCATTCAGGGAGATGTATTCTTGCTCCTTCCCTAA
- a CDS encoding DUF7524 family protein, translating to MAIVEIQLNRLGINSLELSTDAVDVSAGTALHIRFVNHGSPTHATLRCEASAYTDFTYENIYVEGESELEIKMKEDAGTGSFDMQVITGYGMRREAFTINVLKSCPVAPSPEPVIFPEEPVAEPKRRSSSLNAGAGKAVMMLIMPIIAAIIIVLWQFFSLNIDGLAMTIVVYLIMLAGVIIAWHSAQ from the coding sequence ATGGCCATTGTTGAAATTCAGCTGAACCGTCTGGGGATTAACTCCCTGGAACTATCCACCGACGCCGTGGATGTGAGCGCGGGAACCGCGCTGCACATCCGGTTTGTGAACCACGGGTCCCCGACCCACGCAACCCTGCGCTGCGAGGCGTCCGCCTACACGGATTTCACCTACGAAAACATCTATGTGGAAGGCGAGTCGGAACTTGAGATCAAGATGAAGGAGGATGCGGGAACAGGAAGTTTCGACATGCAGGTCATCACCGGGTACGGCATGCGCCGTGAGGCGTTTACGATCAATGTGCTGAAATCCTGCCCGGTCGCCCCGTCACCCGAACCGGTCATCTTCCCGGAAGAACCGGTTGCCGAGCCGAAGAGGAGATCCTCATCCCTGAACGCGGGTGCCGGAAAGGCGGTGATGATGCTAATTATGCCGATCATCGCTGCGATCATTATTGTGCTGTGGCAGTTCTTCTCCCTGAATATTGACGGACTTGCCATGACGATCGTCGTCTACCTCATTATGCTTGCCGGAGTCATCATTGCATGGCATTCGGCGCAGTAA
- a CDS encoding methytransferase partner Trm112 has protein sequence MKRWVLDSICCPVCKGNFMLTEMEGNDTDIVEGLLTCTSCKRVYPISSGIANLLPDQGD, from the coding sequence ATGAAACGCTGGGTCCTCGATAGTATCTGCTGCCCTGTCTGCAAGGGAAACTTTATGCTTACAGAGATGGAGGGTAATGATACAGATATTGTCGAAGGACTGCTGACCTGCACATCCTGCAAACGGGTGTACCCCATCTCCTCCGGCATTGCAAACCTTCTTCCGGATCAGGGAGACTGA
- a CDS encoding adenylosuccinate synthetase, producing MPSTIIVGGFFGDEGKGKIVAHIAQQDKATIIARGGVGPNAGHTVEVGEKKYGVRMVPSGFIYPHAKLMIGSGVLVDPRVFAHELEVLGCRDRTFVDSRCGIIEEEHIYKDKHDDHLSKTVGSTGSGCGPANSDRVMRTARLAKDVPELAPYIIDVAQNVNDAIDAGESVVIEGTQGFGISLYYGNYPFVTSKDTSASQMAADVGVGPTKIDDVVVVFKAFPTRVGEGPFPTELTHDQSISMGIQEFGTVTHRERRIGTWDGKMARYSAMINGCTAIAITGVDHIDKDVFGVKEYGKLTPKVREFLEQIESDTGCPVGIISTGPEQSQIIDIRSEL from the coding sequence ATGCCAAGCACGATCATTGTCGGCGGTTTTTTTGGTGACGAGGGAAAAGGAAAAATCGTCGCCCACATTGCCCAGCAGGATAAAGCAACAATTATTGCACGCGGCGGTGTCGGGCCGAACGCCGGCCACACCGTGGAAGTGGGAGAGAAAAAATACGGTGTGCGGATGGTACCGTCCGGATTCATTTACCCCCATGCAAAACTCATGATCGGCAGCGGTGTTCTGGTTGACCCGCGGGTCTTTGCCCACGAGCTGGAAGTGCTTGGATGCAGAGACCGCACCTTCGTTGACAGCCGCTGCGGAATCATCGAAGAGGAACACATCTACAAGGACAAACACGACGATCACCTTTCCAAAACGGTCGGTTCTACCGGCTCCGGCTGCGGTCCGGCAAACTCCGACCGCGTAATGCGGACGGCACGCCTCGCAAAGGATGTCCCCGAACTTGCCCCCTATATTATCGATGTGGCCCAGAACGTGAACGATGCAATTGATGCAGGCGAGTCGGTGGTAATTGAGGGAACACAGGGATTCGGTATCTCCCTCTACTACGGAAACTATCCGTTTGTAACCAGCAAAGACACGTCCGCCTCACAGATGGCAGCAGACGTCGGTGTCGGCCCGACCAAGATCGATGACGTGGTTGTAGTCTTCAAGGCATTCCCGACCCGGGTCGGCGAAGGCCCGTTCCCGACCGAACTTACCCACGACCAGTCCATTTCAATGGGCATTCAGGAGTTCGGCACCGTCACACACCGCGAACGGAGAATCGGAACCTGGGATGGCAAAATGGCACGCTACTCGGCAATGATCAACGGCTGCACGGCAATCGCCATCACGGGTGTTGACCACATCGACAAGGATGTCTTCGGCGTCAAGGAGTACGGCAAACTCACGCCGAAGGTCCGGGAGTTCCTCGAACAGATCGAGTCCGACACCGGATGCCCGGTCGGCATCATCTCAACCGGTCCGGAACAGTCGCAGATCATTGATATCAGATCCGAGCTGTAA
- a CDS encoding JAB domain-containing protein — MSLKNTAEIDRPREKLIANGPQSLTLAELIAAIIGRGTVKNDALKIGRTVADILMKHTYATSIQDVAAVDGMGPAKACQILAALELARRFPPPDRKNAKVQCAEDILPFISQYRYDQQENVVAATLSGAHEILNIRLITRGLVNQSQIHPREVFADAVTDRAAAIILIHNHPSGNLTPSARDILMTKNILDAGTILGIELLDHLIIGPCEGFRSILTEIKGKPTTETSGSPRENP, encoded by the coding sequence ATGAGTCTGAAAAACACAGCGGAGATCGATCGGCCACGGGAGAAACTGATCGCAAACGGACCGCAAAGTCTGACCCTCGCAGAACTCATCGCAGCGATCATCGGCCGCGGAACGGTAAAAAATGACGCACTCAAGATCGGCAGAACCGTGGCGGACATTCTGATGAAGCACACCTATGCAACGTCCATACAGGACGTTGCCGCGGTTGACGGGATGGGACCGGCAAAGGCCTGCCAGATTCTTGCAGCCCTTGAACTTGCCCGCAGGTTTCCGCCGCCGGACAGAAAGAACGCAAAAGTTCAGTGCGCCGAAGACATTCTGCCATTTATCAGCCAGTACCGCTACGATCAGCAGGAAAATGTGGTTGCAGCAACACTTTCCGGAGCGCATGAGATCCTGAACATCCGGCTGATCACCCGGGGACTGGTCAACCAGAGCCAGATCCACCCCCGCGAAGTGTTCGCAGACGCAGTAACGGATCGTGCGGCGGCGATCATACTCATTCACAATCACCCATCGGGGAACCTCACCCCGAGCGCACGGGACATTCTCATGACAAAAAATATTCTGGATGCAGGAACTATTCTGGGGATTGAACTGCTGGACCACCTGATTATAGGGCCGTGCGAGGGATTCCGAAGCATTCTTACCGAGATCAAAGGAAAACCGACGACGGAAACATCCGGAAGTCCCCGCGAAAATCCGTGA
- a CDS encoding rubrerythrin family protein — MDTKTCIADAFAGESQANRKYKSFSEAAADEGYEHVAKLFRATSAAEEIHARRLLRVGGYIGTTVANLEAGMAGELHETNEMYPSFIKVAEAEGRQDALITFEHAMKAEAVHADLYKQALEAVKAGRDFEVKTVYLCPVCGNIEINKTSDRCPICGIPGASFKIVE; from the coding sequence ATGGACACTAAGACATGCATTGCAGATGCTTTTGCCGGTGAGTCACAGGCAAACCGTAAGTACAAATCCTTCTCCGAAGCAGCAGCCGACGAGGGATACGAACATGTTGCAAAGCTTTTCCGTGCAACCTCCGCAGCCGAGGAAATTCATGCACGCCGTCTTCTCCGTGTCGGCGGCTATATCGGTACAACCGTTGCAAACCTTGAAGCCGGTATGGCAGGCGAACTGCACGAAACCAACGAGATGTACCCCTCCTTCATTAAAGTTGCCGAGGCAGAAGGCCGTCAGGACGCACTCATCACCTTCGAACACGCAATGAAGGCGGAAGCAGTTCACGCCGACCTCTACAAGCAGGCACTTGAGGCAGTCAAGGCAGGCCGCGACTTTGAGGTCAAGACCGTGTACCTCTGCCCGGTCTGCGGCAACATTGAGATCAACAAGACCTCCGACCGCTGCCCGATCTGCGGCATCCCCGGCGCATCCTTCAAGATCGTCGAGTAA
- a CDS encoding AI-2E family transporter, translated as MNFSAFARDNLSLILIAAVALLTLFLARDYLFIAIFALSIAVVCMPLHRRLIRTMPVWISAGTITTLITGAVVGIGVAVVVVLLSDIEYLLSILRVMADTLFRILGTAGGDAAGNVAGALGSMITAAFPKFVITFAELVPALIIDIILFYALLYSFIALGDRIWGDIWSVLPENAKENVGLMASKTKDILYSLYIVHVIISILTFFLAYGFFLLLGYGHEMFYAMLCAVFALIPFLGPVMILIFVGLYSLCIGDWRGVFLICTVGYFLLCVVTDIILRPKLTGKRVQIRPMLMFIGFFGGAMIMGLLGFVLGPVLLVLGITGYEIFFKEMRRMKTPEPADAE; from the coding sequence ATGAATTTCAGTGCCTTTGCACGGGACAATCTCAGCCTGATCCTTATTGCCGCCGTCGCTCTGCTGACGCTTTTTCTTGCACGCGACTATCTGTTCATCGCCATTTTTGCCCTCTCCATTGCGGTTGTCTGCATGCCGCTGCACCGCAGACTGATTCGGACAATGCCTGTATGGATATCTGCCGGTACGATTACCACCCTCATTACCGGCGCAGTAGTCGGTATCGGTGTTGCAGTGGTGGTTGTTCTGCTTTCCGACATTGAGTATCTGCTTTCGATTCTTCGGGTAATGGCTGATACCCTGTTCCGGATTCTCGGAACCGCGGGCGGGGACGCCGCCGGAAACGTTGCCGGAGCCCTTGGATCGATGATCACCGCCGCGTTTCCCAAATTTGTTATCACCTTCGCCGAACTCGTCCCGGCACTCATCATCGACATCATCCTCTTCTATGCGCTCCTCTACAGCTTCATCGCGCTCGGCGATCGTATCTGGGGCGACATCTGGTCTGTTCTTCCGGAAAATGCAAAGGAAAATGTCGGCCTGATGGCGTCCAAGACCAAGGACATTCTCTACTCCCTCTATATTGTGCATGTGATCATCTCGATTCTCACCTTCTTTTTGGCCTACGGCTTTTTCCTGCTGCTCGGGTATGGTCATGAGATGTTTTATGCAATGCTGTGTGCGGTGTTTGCCCTGATTCCGTTCCTCGGCCCGGTAATGATTCTGATCTTTGTCGGACTCTACTCCCTGTGTATCGGTGACTGGCGGGGAGTCTTCCTTATCTGCACGGTCGGCTACTTCCTCCTCTGTGTAGTGACGGATATCATTCTCCGGCCGAAACTTACCGGAAAACGGGTACAGATTCGTCCGATGCTGATGTTTATCGGATTTTTCGGCGGTGCAATGATCATGGGGCTGCTTGGTTTTGTTCTCGGTCCGGTTCTGCTGGTTTTGGGAATCACCGGCTATGAAATCTTCTTCAAAGAGATGCGGCGGATGAAAACTCCCGAACCCGCCGATGCAGAATAA
- a CDS encoding FAD-dependent oxidoreductase, producing MTVPDITVYSTKQCPHCNNLKAWLAQKNISYHAIDVGEDADAAREMIDLTGQRGVPVIIIDGDVIVGFDRPRIEARLRIDSGKAISADHELIVIGSGAAGLAAAMYAGRKGLETLVIGGARGGMATRSAEIENYPGFYRISGESLMRLFADQAEGAGAVILDDVVTGFSVRNGLFFVETLSGREFTARAVIAASGRTPKLSGVPGEAELFGKGVSVCTTCDGPFFKGKRVAVYGGGNTAADMALEMSGIASVVYLISRSPLRADAVTIDRLKERRNVVIETGVVITGLHGDGALSAIDTAPRSDPANTSSLAIDGLFLGLGLTPNTAVFAGAVGMNTFGEILVDENCRTDVPGLFAAGDATSVESKQLGIAVGDGIKASLAAYSYLRK from the coding sequence ATGACTGTTCCTGATATTACCGTGTACTCCACCAAACAGTGTCCGCACTGTAATAATCTGAAGGCATGGCTTGCACAGAAGAATATTTCCTATCACGCGATCGATGTCGGCGAGGATGCAGACGCCGCCCGCGAGATGATCGATCTCACCGGCCAGCGTGGCGTGCCGGTTATCATTATCGACGGCGACGTGATCGTGGGATTCGATCGTCCGAGAATCGAGGCGCGGCTCCGCATCGACAGCGGCAAAGCGATCTCCGCGGATCATGAACTGATCGTTATCGGTTCGGGTGCCGCCGGACTTGCGGCGGCGATGTATGCCGGCCGCAAAGGTCTTGAGACGCTGGTTATCGGCGGTGCCCGCGGCGGCATGGCCACACGAAGTGCTGAGATTGAAAACTATCCGGGATTTTACCGGATCTCAGGCGAGTCTCTGATGCGTCTGTTTGCGGATCAGGCGGAAGGGGCAGGTGCTGTTATCCTTGACGATGTGGTGACGGGTTTTTCTGTGCGAAACGGTCTGTTCTTTGTTGAGACACTGTCCGGTCGGGAGTTCACTGCCCGGGCCGTGATTGCCGCGTCCGGCCGAACGCCGAAACTCAGCGGAGTTCCAGGCGAGGCGGAGCTGTTCGGGAAGGGGGTCTCCGTCTGTACAACCTGTGACGGTCCGTTTTTCAAAGGGAAACGGGTTGCGGTGTACGGCGGCGGCAACACCGCCGCAGATATGGCGCTTGAGATGAGCGGCATTGCATCGGTTGTGTATCTGATCTCCCGCAGTCCCCTGAGAGCGGATGCGGTCACTATTGACCGCCTTAAGGAGAGGAGGAACGTGGTAATCGAGACTGGGGTTGTGATCACCGGTCTTCACGGCGACGGAGCATTATCTGCCATCGATACCGCGCCCCGATCTGATCCGGCAAACACGAGCAGTCTTGCGATCGACGGGCTGTTTCTCGGTCTTGGTCTTACTCCGAACACTGCGGTGTTTGCGGGTGCCGTCGGCATGAACACCTTTGGCGAAATTCTTGTTGACGAGAACTGCAGAACGGATGTTCCGGGATTGTTTGCCGCAGGGGATGCGACCTCTGTTGAGAGTAAACAGCTTGGTATTGCCGTGGGGGACGGGATCAAAGCTTCGCTTGCTGCATATTCGTATCTGAGAAAATGA
- a CDS encoding pentapeptide repeat-containing protein has protein sequence MNTKRGSFTMPPRRTRFNQDQYALLRRGSESMDFTEWNRWYAEYLADNLFLRSTDSYGAHLAGADLAYWYLEGADLRFAQLQGADLSYSYLKHANLANANLAGTNLWRAFFAGAELSGANPDAAVYDPAGRIKFDPLHASRLREAAESGNIGAWNEWYKRELSKADGDVRLYGAYLEEASLRNLDLSGAVLCYAHLEGADLRHVNLSGANLSHVHLEGADLWQADLTGADLRYAELGGANLAGAKKEKALF, from the coding sequence ATGAATACAAAACGAGGTTCGTTCACCATGCCCCCACGTCGCACCCGGTTTAATCAGGATCAGTATGCACTGCTTCGCCGCGGCTCCGAGTCAATGGACTTTACGGAGTGGAACCGCTGGTATGCGGAATATCTCGCGGACAATCTCTTTCTCCGCAGTACGGACTCCTATGGTGCGCATCTTGCGGGCGCGGACCTTGCCTACTGGTATCTGGAGGGTGCGGACCTCCGGTTTGCCCAGCTGCAGGGAGCGGATCTCTCTTACTCGTATCTGAAGCATGCGAATCTGGCGAATGCAAATCTTGCCGGTACCAATCTCTGGCGGGCGTTTTTTGCGGGCGCGGAACTTTCGGGGGCTAATCCGGATGCGGCGGTGTATGATCCGGCAGGCAGGATCAAGTTTGATCCGCTTCACGCGTCCCGGCTTCGGGAAGCGGCGGAGTCGGGGAACATCGGGGCATGGAATGAGTGGTATAAGAGGGAGCTTTCCAAAGCGGATGGTGATGTGCGGCTGTACGGGGCGTACCTTGAGGAGGCTTCCCTGCGTAATCTGGATCTGTCGGGCGCTGTCCTCTGCTACGCGCATCTGGAAGGTGCGGATCTCCGGCATGTGAATCTTTCCGGTGCGAATCTTTCGCATGTGCATCTGGAAGGTGCGGATCTCTGGCAGGCGGACCTTACGGGTGCGGACCTCCGGTATGCCGAGCTTGGCGGCGCAAATCTTGCGGGCGCGAAGAAGGAGAAGGCACTGTTTTAA
- a CDS encoding type IV pilin, giving the protein MLQDRQKLSTRNDALTPVVASVFLLLMVAGCCAAVGIVMFQQMNAMESDVPDVRIQTSAEGKHLYHAGGDTLYRDSVTIYNLDNDITHRTLVNGKKDWTAWKSGEYLESEQTLSDVYLVWHGPGKDTILYHYGLNRKTGVTPITDAVPD; this is encoded by the coding sequence ATGCTACAGGACCGGCAGAAATTATCTACGCGTAACGATGCACTCACTCCCGTGGTGGCTTCGGTTTTTCTGCTTCTCATGGTTGCCGGCTGCTGTGCGGCAGTCGGAATCGTCATGTTTCAGCAGATGAATGCAATGGAATCGGATGTGCCGGATGTAAGGATTCAGACATCGGCGGAAGGAAAACATCTCTATCATGCCGGAGGCGATACCCTGTACCGAGATTCAGTCACCATCTATAATCTGGATAATGATATAACCCACCGGACACTCGTAAACGGGAAAAAAGACTGGACTGCATGGAAAAGCGGAGAGTATCTTGAAAGTGAACAAACACTCTCAGATGTGTATCTTGTCTGGCATGGTCCGGGAAAAGATACCATTCTCTATCACTACGGGCTAAACAGAAAGACCGGCGTGACACCGATCACAGACGCCGTCCCCGATTAA
- a CDS encoding PEGA domain-containing protein: MKLSLTAGMCLLLILLVCLPASAAAGQTGAVSVISSPQPADVYVSGVYVGQTNNAFVNIPEGSHTVRVVKAGYHEYVAENVYVPGGPSANTVPMSANLQKSETLAGLVVDSTPEGASVYVDDVYYGTTHYGGLQIADLSSGLHTIRLEMDGYKPYTVTDYNTPSGYATYLTNVRLIPLATATPTPTVTGSTTTAAITLDSTPSGATVSLNNELRGYTPLTIPELVPGSYSVLVSRDGYMAWQTTLTVAAGDVVTQTAVLNPVPAAPVAPTKAAAGIVPVFAGVLIAAGCLITFRH; encoded by the coding sequence ATGAAATTGTCATTGACCGCAGGTATGTGTCTGCTGCTGATTCTGCTGGTCTGTCTTCCGGCTTCCGCTGCCGCAGGACAGACCGGTGCTGTTTCCGTAATATCTTCGCCGCAGCCTGCTGATGTATATGTAAGCGGGGTCTATGTCGGCCAGACGAACAATGCGTTTGTGAATATTCCCGAAGGATCCCACACCGTCCGCGTGGTGAAGGCGGGATATCATGAGTATGTGGCAGAAAATGTGTACGTTCCGGGCGGGCCGAGTGCGAATACTGTCCCGATGTCGGCAAATCTGCAAAAATCCGAGACACTTGCAGGTCTCGTGGTGGACAGTACGCCCGAAGGTGCTTCGGTGTATGTGGATGATGTCTATTACGGAACGACCCACTATGGCGGACTCCAGATTGCGGATCTTTCCTCCGGTCTCCATACAATACGGCTGGAGATGGACGGCTACAAACCCTACACGGTAACGGACTACAACACGCCGTCGGGCTATGCAACGTACCTGACGAATGTCCGGCTGATTCCCCTTGCGACCGCAACACCTACGCCGACCGTAACAGGATCGACAACGACTGCGGCAATTACGCTTGATTCAACACCGTCCGGGGCAACGGTCTCGCTGAACAATGAGTTACGCGGTTACACGCCGCTGACAATCCCGGAACTGGTGCCGGGAAGTTACAGCGTACTCGTAAGCCGTGACGGCTATATGGCGTGGCAGACGACACTCACGGTCGCAGCGGGAGATGTTGTCACCCAGACCGCCGTGCTGAATCCTGTACCGGCAGCGCCTGTTGCACCGACAAAAGCTGCGGCAGGTATTGTACCGGTCTTTGCCGGAGTACTGATTGCAGCAGGATGTCTGATCACCTTCAGACATTGA
- the fhcD gene encoding formylmethanofuran--tetrahydromethanopterin N-formyltransferase: protein MEFNGVILEDTYAEGFPVWVARVVITAVTKEWAYKAATEATGFATSTIGCPCEAGIERFMPPAETPDNRPGFSILICCGKKALKEQVLERVSECVLTAPTTAVFNGKAGSEEIIPIKLHFFGDGYESKVEVGGIQCWSIPIMGGDFIVEEEIGAVKGVAGGNFLIMGDSQMSALVAAEAAVDAIKGVPGTITPFPGGVVSSGSKVGSKKYKFMGASTNEKFCPTIREKVEDTEIPENVKAVYEIVIDGVDEASVKAAMKAGVQAACRVPGVVKITAGNYGGNLGPFKFFLKDCI from the coding sequence ATGGAATTCAACGGTGTTATTCTCGAAGACACATATGCAGAAGGCTTCCCGGTGTGGGTTGCCCGTGTCGTAATTACTGCAGTAACGAAGGAATGGGCCTACAAGGCAGCAACCGAAGCAACCGGATTTGCAACCTCCACGATCGGATGCCCGTGTGAAGCAGGCATCGAGCGGTTTATGCCGCCGGCAGAGACCCCTGACAACCGCCCCGGATTTTCTATTCTGATCTGCTGCGGCAAGAAAGCACTCAAGGAACAGGTTCTTGAGCGTGTATCCGAGTGTGTTCTGACCGCTCCGACCACGGCTGTCTTTAACGGCAAGGCGGGTTCGGAAGAGATCATCCCTATCAAGCTCCACTTCTTCGGCGACGGCTATGAGTCCAAGGTCGAGGTCGGCGGCATTCAGTGCTGGTCCATCCCGATTATGGGCGGCGACTTCATTGTGGAAGAGGAGATCGGTGCAGTCAAGGGTGTCGCAGGCGGCAACTTCCTGATCATGGGCGACTCCCAGATGTCCGCACTTGTTGCAGCAGAAGCAGCAGTCGATGCAATCAAGGGTGTCCCGGGCACGATCACTCCGTTCCCCGGAGGCGTTGTTTCGTCCGGTTCCAAGGTAGGTTCCAAGAAGTATAAGTTCATGGGCGCATCCACCAACGAGAAGTTCTGCCCGACCATCCGCGAGAAGGTTGAAGACACCGAGATTCCGGAGAATGTCAAGGCAGTGTACGAGATCGTTATTGACGGTGTCGATGAGGCAAGCGTGAAGGCAGCCATGAAGGCAGGCGTTCAGGCAGCATGCAGAGTTCCGGGTGTCGTGAAGATCACCGCAGGAAACTACGGCGGCAACCTCGGCCCGTTCAAGTTCTTCCTCAAGGACTGCATCTAA
- a CDS encoding DUF1890 family protein, translating into MTDEVLLLLGCPQIPVQSPLVLYVADLLKDLGKIPVVAANPSARQLIVASDPKKHYVAEYRDVDRTIADLADGKVRYPLIISFIHNDAGLTYTATAAALAPESLLVTVLFGEHAYDLAGEIAFPAEKIVAPVTHNTRPLLAKIDEVMEWAVLKI; encoded by the coding sequence ATGACCGATGAAGTGCTTCTCCTGCTGGGATGCCCGCAAATACCGGTCCAGTCTCCTCTTGTTCTTTACGTGGCTGATTTACTGAAGGATCTCGGCAAAATTCCGGTGGTCGCGGCGAACCCCTCGGCCAGGCAGCTGATTGTTGCAAGTGATCCGAAGAAGCATTACGTGGCGGAGTACCGGGATGTGGATCGGACGATTGCGGATCTTGCTGATGGTAAGGTGAGGTATCCGCTGATTATCTCTTTTATTCACAATGATGCGGGTCTGACCTATACGGCAACAGCCGCTGCTCTTGCGCCGGAGTCGCTTCTGGTTACCGTTCTTTTCGGGGAGCATGCATATGATCTTGCCGGGGAGATTGCGTTTCCGGCAGAGAAAATTGTGGCGCCGGTGACGCATAATACCCGGCCGCTGCTTGCAAAAATCGATGAGGTGATGGAATGGGCTGTCTTGAAAATATGA
- a CDS encoding DUF1894 domain-containing protein, whose translation MGCLENMNYEILARNCSFKEAREIIRENSTEKYEVPPGFKLLEKPLLGIPPVLVGVKEEKLVYGYTKPCHGTFVVVVEDPEGVDHVRKNGKPVW comes from the coding sequence ATGGGCTGTCTTGAAAATATGAATTATGAGATTCTCGCCAGGAACTGCAGTTTCAAGGAGGCGAGAGAGATTATCCGGGAGAACAGTACGGAGAAGTATGAGGTGCCGCCGGGATTCAAACTGCTGGAAAAACCTCTGCTCGGTATCCCGCCGGTTCTTGTCGGGGTGAAGGAGGAGAAACTGGTGTACGGATACACGAAACCCTGCCATGGAACGTTTGTTGTGGTTGTCGAGGATCCGGAGGGCGTGGACCACGTGAGAAAGAACGGCAAGCCGGTCTGGTAG
- a CDS encoding manganese efflux pump MntP family protein gives MVASLIPAFFIAVGLAMDAFSVSLAGGAVLKNHILRTALAAGLLFGFFQFAMPLIGYVIGVPITDLITPYGYWIVFFLFLFVGGKMIYDAVFGDEECGIDLTGWKVLLILAVATSIDALAVGVSYALLGEEILLPSIIIGVVAFVFSAVGVFAGSKLGCVFGTKMEIIGGVILILIGCKFLLEYIL, from the coding sequence ATGGTGGCGTCTCTGATTCCCGCTTTTTTTATCGCAGTCGGTCTTGCGATGGATGCGTTTTCCGTTTCTCTTGCGGGCGGTGCGGTGCTGAAGAACCATATTCTCAGGACAGCGCTTGCTGCAGGTCTTCTGTTCGGGTTCTTTCAGTTTGCGATGCCGCTGATCGGCTACGTGATCGGAGTGCCGATCACCGATCTCATCACGCCGTACGGGTACTGGATCGTCTTTTTCCTGTTCCTGTTTGTCGGGGGGAAGATGATCTATGATGCCGTTTTCGGGGATGAGGAGTGCGGGATCGATCTGACCGGCTGGAAGGTTCTTCTGATCCTTGCGGTCGCAACAAGTATTGATGCGCTTGCGGTTGGTGTGAGTTATGCCCTGCTGGGTGAGGAGATTCTTCTTCCTTCGATCATCATCGGTGTGGTGGCGTTTGTGTTTTCGGCGGTTGGTGTTTTTGCCGGGAGTAAGCTCGGCTGCGTGTTCGGTACTAAGATGGAGATCATCGGCGGGGTTATCCTCATTCTGATCGGCTGCAAGTTTCTGCTGGAATATATTTTGTGA